A genomic window from Halogeometricum borinquense DSM 11551 includes:
- a CDS encoding DUF7559 family protein, with amino-acid sequence MPATLEVKCTDSDCELDMFEMHYTYDMPDDVGVEDFACPYCRGTDSLEPIEL; translated from the coding sequence ATGCCTGCGACCCTCGAAGTGAAGTGTACGGATTCGGACTGCGAACTTGATATGTTCGAGATGCACTACACGTACGATATGCCGGACGATGTAGGCGTCGAGGACTTCGCCTGTCCGTACTGCCGAGGGACCGACAGTCTCGAACCCATCGAACTATGA
- a CDS encoding NUDIX hydrolase encodes MDLSRVSSCDAETLTDAGRQAAVIAPVLTRRGEDHVLFTKRADHLGEHPGQMSFPGGSREPSDGDLRATALREAYEEIGLRSNEVEFFGCLDDIKTVTDYSVTPFVARVPDREYEPDEREVAEIAVLAVSDLTNLDNYESEERMHPHYGKRRLHFFHVDGYTVWGATGRMLVQLLELTTDWRAPPEPDRVVDPDAELPL; translated from the coding sequence ATGGATCTCTCGCGGGTATCGTCGTGTGACGCCGAAACGCTGACAGATGCTGGTCGGCAAGCGGCGGTCATCGCGCCCGTTCTCACCCGTCGGGGCGAGGACCATGTCCTCTTTACGAAGCGCGCGGACCATCTCGGTGAACACCCCGGGCAGATGAGTTTTCCCGGCGGGTCCCGCGAACCCAGCGACGGAGACCTGCGCGCGACTGCTCTCCGCGAGGCGTACGAAGAGATTGGACTCCGGAGCAACGAGGTCGAGTTCTTCGGATGTCTCGACGACATCAAAACAGTCACCGACTATTCGGTGACGCCGTTCGTCGCGCGGGTCCCGGACAGAGAGTACGAACCCGACGAGCGCGAAGTTGCGGAGATAGCCGTCTTGGCGGTGTCCGACCTCACCAACCTCGACAACTACGAGTCCGAAGAGCGGATGCATCCTCACTACGGGAAACGACGACTCCACTTCTTCCACGTCGATGGCTACACCGTCTGGGGGGCGACGGGTCGAATGCTCGTGCAACTGCTCGAACTCACTACCGACTGGCGCGCACCGCCCGAACCCGACAGAGTAGTTGATCCGGATGCCGAACTGCCGCTGTGA
- a CDS encoding HVO_0758 family zinc finger protein, producing MKTTRKGMREGELEKDTYDRLTCAECGESLKKRNDPDEVFSVRICPTCETEWKELR from the coding sequence ATGAAAACGACGCGGAAGGGGATGCGAGAGGGAGAACTGGAGAAAGATACGTACGACAGATTAACCTGCGCCGAGTGCGGGGAATCGCTCAAGAAGCGGAACGACCCGGACGAGGTGTTCTCAGTGCGTATCTGTCCGACGTGCGAAACCGAGTGGAAAGAACTCAGATAG
- a CDS encoding FG-GAP repeat protein encodes MSTDTIRDRRATLARRTFLGAVAGVGALGMGTGGAAAERFERVAILTRNTGDPDEDTFYGLSSALDGNRAFVGAPGGVVDERITGFVDLGIRRSGTWTQQPLIPSPNDSIDLFGYDLDAEDRHLVVSAPFAKVGDVEHAGEVYVYRRSAGRWELRHRLHAPTPRENASFGQAVALSFPRIAVTESPLWLRDPVRDDVRDNPSGAYVFEFGNGEWSFLTELEPDDGAPDDLFGHAVDIEQQRVVVGAPRAENDDHPVGAAFVFRGGKRGWRQTGRLVGADDAPGVGAAVATDRNIVLVGSDQFATGRSSSDVPGSVSVYERRAVPQRRWIFQERLVGPSGEPGDRFGAAIDMLNDHTVIGAPGVGEDGGEAYPYIRRRGRWVRRATLAGTSPTEDKQFGRSVAVDSRFAIVGAPFFPGGSAFIFSV; translated from the coding sequence ATGAGCACTGATACAATTCGGGATCGGCGTGCGACGCTCGCTCGACGGACGTTTCTCGGTGCCGTCGCGGGTGTTGGTGCCCTCGGGATGGGGACAGGAGGGGCTGCGGCCGAGCGGTTCGAACGGGTAGCGATACTGACGCGTAATACGGGCGATCCGGACGAAGACACGTTCTACGGACTCAGCTCGGCGCTTGACGGTAATCGGGCGTTCGTCGGCGCTCCGGGGGGTGTCGTGGACGAACGAATTACCGGATTCGTTGATCTGGGAATACGTCGCTCCGGAACGTGGACCCAACAGCCGCTGATTCCGTCGCCGAACGATTCCATCGATCTCTTCGGATACGATCTGGACGCGGAGGATCGCCATCTCGTCGTTAGCGCGCCGTTTGCCAAGGTGGGTGACGTCGAACATGCGGGCGAAGTGTACGTCTACCGGCGCTCAGCCGGTCGGTGGGAGTTGCGTCACAGACTTCACGCGCCGACACCGCGTGAGAACGCTTCGTTCGGTCAGGCGGTCGCGCTTTCGTTCCCTCGAATCGCCGTCACCGAATCTCCGCTTTGGTTACGGGACCCGGTCCGTGACGACGTGCGTGACAATCCGTCGGGAGCGTACGTTTTCGAGTTCGGAAACGGCGAGTGGTCGTTCCTGACGGAACTCGAACCGGACGACGGCGCGCCTGACGATTTATTCGGGCACGCGGTCGATATCGAACAACAACGCGTCGTCGTCGGCGCACCGCGCGCAGAGAACGACGACCATCCTGTCGGTGCCGCGTTCGTCTTCAGGGGCGGTAAGCGCGGGTGGCGACAGACGGGCCGGTTGGTCGGTGCCGATGACGCTCCCGGGGTCGGTGCAGCCGTCGCCACGGACAGAAATATCGTACTCGTGGGATCGGATCAGTTCGCTACCGGCCGTTCCAGTTCAGACGTGCCCGGGTCGGTCAGTGTCTACGAACGTCGGGCGGTACCTCAACGCCGCTGGATCTTCCAAGAGCGTCTCGTCGGTCCCAGCGGAGAACCGGGCGACCGGTTCGGGGCCGCAATCGACATGCTGAACGACCACACGGTGATCGGCGCACCGGGCGTCGGTGAGGACGGTGGCGAAGCGTATCCCTACATCCGCCGTCGCGGGCGGTGGGTTCGGCGGGCGACGCTTGCGGGGACGAGTCCGACTGAAGACAAGCAGTTCGGGCGGTCAGTCGCCGTGGACTCACGGTTCGCTATCGTGGGCGCGCCGTTCTTCCCCGGCGGGTCCGCGTTCATATTCAGCGTCTGA
- a CDS encoding Hsp20/alpha crystallin family protein → MNRLKEFGESAARSVLERIGRGVSRVQEQKPLPYDLLESDDAYLVVFDAPGVQRSDVQVRFLNGEVQVRIDRFRDFHEGFEMRFPGRGLSLDGGAELPDDAAVDATGASATLTANGTLRVEIPKDEQAHDVVVTDEENEHAEEADSRADSDSTAGSDPTADSDSAVDADSTDVADHAGDGEDADEDALDN, encoded by the coding sequence ATGAATCGGCTGAAAGAGTTCGGCGAGTCGGCCGCACGGAGCGTTCTCGAACGAATCGGGCGTGGCGTCAGCCGAGTTCAAGAACAGAAACCGCTGCCGTACGACCTGCTGGAGAGCGACGATGCCTACCTCGTCGTCTTCGACGCACCCGGAGTCCAACGAAGCGACGTGCAGGTCCGCTTTCTCAACGGAGAGGTACAGGTCCGAATCGACCGCTTCCGCGACTTCCACGAGGGATTCGAGATGCGCTTCCCGGGTCGCGGCCTATCGCTCGACGGCGGCGCGGAACTCCCCGACGACGCGGCTGTCGATGCAACCGGCGCGAGTGCAACGCTAACCGCCAACGGGACGCTTCGCGTCGAGATTCCGAAAGACGAGCAGGCTCACGACGTGGTCGTCACCGATGAAGAAAACGAGCACGCCGAAGAGGCGGATTCGAGGGCTGACTCCGATTCAACGGCTGGCTCAGATCCAACCGCAGACTCCGATTCGGCAGTGGACGCTGACTCGACCGACGTAGCTGACCACGCGGGCGATGGCGAAGATGCTGACGAGGACGCCCTCGACAACTAA
- a CDS encoding MFS transporter: MVLLVNLARIVFAPLLEQLISVFSIGEGTAGLIVTLVWVGSALPRIPTGWVLTRVPRHRVVLGTGVILTAASAFTAAADSVAMVAVGALLMGLSSGAYFVAANPLVSELYPERVGRAMGIHGMASQLAAVIAAPFVTLALTLFVEWYVVFVCLGIAAFVATVVFYYTAKRTNLPEAGGEDRNLLRAALNQWRIIALGIVILGFTGFVWQGLFNFYELYMQTKNIADATAKNMLTLIFAAGVPAFFISGKLADRLPRVPYLLSILVAFVIGVLALTVTRGLIPLLVLTALIGYVIHSLFPALDTYLLDTLPDENRASAYAVYSAGMMVVQASGSSVVGALREGGGTYEFIRAATAVVPFVGILPAGGLSYDAIFTGLALGLAVIVTTLLLLQRGGRLPQ, translated from the coding sequence ATGGTGTTGCTCGTCAACCTCGCGCGGATTGTCTTCGCCCCGCTCCTAGAGCAACTCATCTCCGTCTTCTCTATCGGAGAGGGGACAGCAGGCCTCATCGTTACGCTCGTCTGGGTCGGCAGCGCGCTCCCGCGCATCCCGACCGGATGGGTCCTCACGCGCGTCCCCCGCCACCGCGTCGTCCTCGGGACAGGCGTGATTCTGACCGCCGCCTCGGCGTTCACCGCCGCCGCGGACTCCGTCGCCATGGTCGCCGTCGGTGCCCTTCTGATGGGGCTTTCCTCGGGTGCGTATTTCGTCGCCGCAAACCCTCTCGTGAGCGAACTCTACCCCGAACGCGTCGGCCGGGCGATGGGGATTCACGGAATGGCAAGTCAACTCGCCGCCGTCATCGCCGCCCCGTTTGTCACACTCGCGCTCACCTTGTTCGTCGAGTGGTACGTTGTGTTCGTCTGTCTCGGCATCGCCGCGTTCGTCGCGACCGTCGTGTTCTACTACACCGCAAAGCGGACCAACCTTCCCGAAGCGGGCGGTGAAGACAGAAACCTACTCCGTGCGGCGCTGAACCAGTGGCGCATCATCGCCCTCGGTATCGTCATTCTGGGTTTCACCGGGTTCGTCTGGCAGGGTCTGTTTAATTTCTACGAACTGTACATGCAGACGAAGAATATCGCTGACGCCACGGCGAAGAACATGCTGACGCTCATCTTCGCCGCGGGCGTCCCGGCGTTTTTCATCTCTGGCAAACTCGCCGACCGACTCCCGCGCGTTCCATATCTCCTCTCGATTCTCGTCGCTTTCGTCATCGGCGTCCTCGCGCTGACAGTCACGCGTGGGCTTATCCCGCTTCTCGTCCTGACCGCCCTCATCGGTTACGTCATCCACAGTCTGTTTCCGGCTCTCGATACCTATCTGCTCGACACGCTTCCGGACGAGAACCGCGCGAGCGCCTACGCCGTCTACTCCGCGGGGATGATGGTCGTTCAGGCCTCGGGGTCGTCCGTCGTCGGTGCTCTCCGCGAGGGTGGCGGTACGTACGAATTTATCCGCGCTGCTACCGCCGTAGTTCCGTTCGTTGGCATTCTTCCGGCGGGCGGACTCTCCTATGACGCGATCTTCACCGGGCTCGCTCTCGGTCTCGCTGTCATCGTCACGACGTTACTGCTCCTCCAACGCGGTGGCCGCCTGCCGCAGTAG
- a CDS encoding glycosyltransferase family protein produces the protein MEYVQERVTTLHDLTDPVPDAPTSRTAVVVPMTEREYAGLAADRVLSVLERVEPARVVVPLRAPKDRVGPFCEWLSQYDLSLDILWCDGPRVADLLDSVGLNDKRGKGRDVWLALGPAATEEYVVVHDADTKTYDRSYVSRLLFPLANGYEFSKGYYARVEDRRLYGRLFRLFYVPLVRALRSESDAPILQYLDAFRYALAGEFAATSEMARSIRAPRDWGLEVGVLGDAFGIAGFDGTAQVDLGAYEHDHRAVSGPTGLSDMSESVGETLFRTVADHGVAPDFDTLPDRYQTAADRLVDQYAADAAFNDFEFDRAGEREQVAAYADAVAEPAGEDRRLPPWSDAPLSPDEVVEAAVADAEEVSS, from the coding sequence ATGGAGTACGTTCAGGAGCGGGTGACGACGCTACACGACCTAACTGACCCGGTTCCCGACGCCCCGACGAGTCGGACGGCGGTAGTCGTCCCGATGACCGAGCGCGAGTACGCCGGACTGGCGGCCGACCGCGTCCTCTCGGTCCTCGAACGCGTCGAACCGGCCCGCGTCGTCGTTCCTCTCCGCGCGCCGAAAGACCGCGTCGGTCCGTTCTGCGAGTGGCTCTCCCAGTACGACCTTTCTCTCGACATCCTGTGGTGTGACGGGCCGCGCGTTGCCGATCTGCTCGATTCGGTGGGATTGAACGATAAACGAGGGAAGGGACGCGACGTGTGGTTGGCGCTCGGCCCCGCCGCGACGGAAGAGTACGTTGTGGTTCACGACGCCGATACGAAGACGTACGACCGGTCGTACGTCTCTCGTCTGCTGTTCCCGCTGGCGAACGGCTACGAGTTCTCGAAAGGCTACTACGCCCGCGTCGAGGACCGACGCCTGTACGGCCGCCTGTTCCGCCTGTTCTACGTCCCGCTCGTCCGCGCGCTGCGCTCCGAGTCGGACGCTCCGATCTTGCAGTATCTCGATGCCTTCCGGTACGCGCTGGCGGGCGAATTCGCCGCGACGAGCGAGATGGCGCGGTCGATTCGCGCCCCGCGCGACTGGGGTCTCGAAGTCGGCGTTCTCGGCGACGCATTCGGCATCGCCGGATTCGACGGGACGGCGCAGGTTGACCTCGGCGCGTACGAACACGACCATCGCGCCGTCTCCGGGCCGACAGGCCTCTCGGATATGAGCGAGTCCGTCGGCGAGACGCTGTTTCGTACGGTCGCTGACCACGGCGTCGCACCGGACTTCGACACGTTGCCGGACCGGTATCAGACAGCAGCCGACCGTCTCGTCGATCAGTACGCCGCCGACGCGGCGTTCAACGACTTCGAGTTCGACCGCGCAGGCGAACGAGAACAGGTGGCGGCGTACGCCGACGCGGTGGCCGAACCCGCGGGTGAAGACCGACGGCTTCCGCCGTGGTCGGACGCGCCGTTATCGCCCGATGAGGTGGTCGAAGCGGCCGTCGCGGACGCCGAGGAGGTCTCGTCGTGA
- a CDS encoding aldo/keto reductase produces the protein MATKRGTWGYRDEFGDAFARTFFRRFGPGVVSSIGIGTYLGDPTDAADARYREALTAALESGVNLVDTAINYRCQRSERVVGEALREADIAREEVVVATKGGFVPFDGSRPEDPGAYVRDEFVRTGIVDGAELARGSHAIAPGYLDALFDRSLDNLGLDTVDCYYVHNPETQLAVRSREDVYDQLEAAFEVLEERRLAGELGVYGVATWKAFRVPRDHQSYLSLPEVLTRAERAADAAGADDCGLAAVQLPFNVQMADAFTVEAHRHPEEDKDVSALWYAQEAGLDVFASASLAQGDLAASIPEAVDEQLSGETAAQRALNFARSAPGVTCALVGTGSPEHVAENVAAGTFEPLGARAFDAVFE, from the coding sequence ATGGCGACTAAACGCGGAACGTGGGGCTACCGCGACGAGTTCGGTGACGCCTTCGCGCGGACGTTCTTCCGACGGTTCGGCCCGGGTGTCGTGTCGAGTATCGGGATCGGAACGTATCTCGGGGACCCGACGGACGCCGCCGACGCTCGGTATCGGGAGGCGCTGACGGCGGCGCTCGAATCAGGCGTCAACCTCGTTGATACGGCCATCAACTACCGCTGTCAACGGAGCGAGCGGGTCGTCGGCGAGGCCCTCCGCGAGGCGGACATCGCTCGGGAGGAAGTTGTCGTCGCCACAAAAGGCGGATTCGTCCCGTTCGACGGATCGCGTCCCGAGGATCCCGGTGCGTACGTCCGCGACGAGTTCGTCCGGACGGGAATCGTGGACGGCGCGGAACTGGCCCGCGGAAGCCACGCCATCGCGCCCGGCTATCTGGATGCGCTGTTCGACCGGTCACTCGATAATCTCGGTCTGGACACCGTGGACTGTTACTACGTTCACAACCCCGAGACGCAGTTAGCCGTCCGTTCGCGTGAGGACGTGTACGACCAGTTGGAGGCGGCGTTCGAGGTACTCGAAGAACGGCGACTTGCGGGAGAGTTAGGCGTCTACGGCGTCGCCACGTGGAAAGCATTCCGTGTTCCGCGTGACCACCAGAGCTATCTCTCGCTTCCGGAAGTCCTTACTCGCGCCGAACGCGCTGCTGACGCGGCGGGTGCGGACGACTGCGGCCTCGCGGCGGTGCAACTGCCGTTCAACGTCCAGATGGCCGATGCGTTCACCGTTGAGGCACATCGGCACCCCGAAGAAGACAAAGACGTGAGCGCGCTCTGGTACGCGCAAGAAGCCGGACTCGACGTGTTCGCAAGCGCCAGTCTCGCGCAAGGAGACCTTGCGGCGTCGATTCCGGAGGCGGTGGACGAACAGCTCTCCGGTGAAACCGCCGCCCAACGGGCACTCAACTTCGCTCGAAGCGCACCGGGTGTGACGTGTGCGCTCGTCGGTACCGGCTCGCCCGAACACGTCGCAGAGAACGTCGCCGCCGGAACGTTCGAACCGCTCGGTGCGCGCGCCTTCGACGCCGTCTTCGAGTAA
- a CDS encoding NAD(P)/FAD-dependent oxidoreductase has translation MPTDESSDLHGNTTTTATDGVEDEDDELAHPFDVPDGSGRRVAVVGAGAVGLTAAFDLAEAGASVTVYERGDVGSGSSGRASGILYDAYAEDVDARMAARALARFREFDGTGGFSVTPCPHVAVAHESDEKTAEAIAETAERMRVHGRDVTTTDGAGLTERFGETLRTDDVGTAVIADNAMWTDPASYVEAMAPRVREAGVDLRTETEVGIRTDPPEIVSDDGETERYDAVLVAAGAHTKHVLADAGVSIPMKPYRVQALVSDQPYDGPICYDATEGAYFRPHPEGLLAGDGTEEVEADPDRWDRDGDDWFVEDVTGVLDNRAGYDADVSRAWAGLCTATPDRNPLLGEIEDDVYVATGWHGHGFMWSPASGEAVAAMMLGGDVALDPYDPRRFDGDEEFEVVEGMTVE, from the coding sequence ATGCCCACTGACGAGTCGTCAGACCTCCACGGGAATACGACGACGACCGCTACCGACGGAGTCGAAGACGAAGACGATGAACTCGCACACCCGTTCGATGTTCCTGATGGATCGGGACGACGGGTCGCCGTCGTCGGCGCGGGTGCGGTCGGACTCACGGCCGCCTTCGACCTCGCCGAGGCGGGCGCGTCGGTCACCGTGTACGAACGCGGCGATGTCGGGTCAGGGTCGTCCGGCCGTGCGTCAGGTATTCTCTACGACGCGTACGCCGAGGACGTGGACGCCCGGATGGCCGCCCGCGCGCTCGCGCGATTCCGCGAGTTCGACGGCACTGGTGGTTTCTCGGTCACGCCGTGTCCGCACGTCGCCGTTGCGCACGAGTCCGACGAGAAGACGGCCGAAGCCATCGCCGAAACGGCGGAACGAATGCGAGTTCACGGGCGCGACGTGACCACGACTGACGGTGCGGGCCTCACAGAGCGGTTCGGTGAGACGCTCCGCACTGACGACGTGGGGACCGCCGTCATCGCCGACAACGCGATGTGGACCGACCCCGCCTCGTACGTCGAAGCGATGGCTCCCCGCGTCCGCGAAGCAGGCGTTGACCTTCGGACTGAGACGGAAGTCGGGATCCGAACCGATCCGCCCGAAATCGTTTCCGACGACGGCGAGACTGAACGCTACGACGCCGTCCTCGTGGCGGCGGGAGCGCATACGAAGCACGTTCTCGCGGATGCGGGCGTCTCAATCCCCATGAAACCATATCGCGTACAGGCACTCGTCAGCGATCAGCCGTACGACGGCCCGATCTGCTACGACGCCACCGAGGGAGCGTACTTCCGCCCGCACCCGGAAGGCCTTCTCGCGGGGGACGGAACCGAAGAAGTCGAAGCTGACCCCGACCGCTGGGACCGCGACGGCGACGACTGGTTCGTCGAAGATGTGACCGGCGTACTCGACAACCGGGCCGGATACGACGCCGACGTGTCGCGGGCGTGGGCGGGGCTGTGTACGGCGACACCGGACCGGAATCCGTTGCTTGGCGAAATCGAGGACGACGTGTACGTGGCGACCGGATGGCACGGCCACGGCTTCATGTGGTCGCCCGCGTCGGGAGAAGCAGTCGCCGCGATGATGCTCGGCGGCGATGTTGCGTTAGATCCGTACGACCCGCGTCGGTTCGACGGCGACGAGGAGTTCGAGGTGGTCGAAGGGATGACCGTCGAGTAA
- a CDS encoding DUF7388 family protein: MLTGERSVSQTGIDAVALKPKECDVRMALETPFDTVAIDYEGREYLPDADVLRELADDREVRLTTPVRADGFDPTGDDELWEWIPEGVRRVLVAGHAAYLTESEAGRAVSPRLAAGIERAPDAWVGTEGIERVALAVGGTQYELLSRRTESNLRALRATGYDGEIAVYAPTVLSDDEDEILDAVGAYAARRRPVAKALPEGAETDSNAADRARDVLGAAVRDYALVGSVERVREQVSTLKEAGADVIVGYPARGVEEFVE, encoded by the coding sequence ATGCTGACCGGTGAGCGTAGCGTCTCGCAGACGGGTATCGATGCGGTAGCCCTGAAGCCGAAAGAGTGCGACGTTCGGATGGCTCTCGAGACGCCGTTCGACACTGTCGCTATCGACTACGAGGGTCGCGAGTACCTTCCGGACGCAGACGTACTCCGCGAACTCGCTGACGACCGGGAGGTACGACTCACGACGCCCGTCCGCGCCGACGGATTCGACCCGACCGGCGACGACGAGTTGTGGGAGTGGATTCCCGAGGGCGTCCGACGCGTTCTCGTAGCGGGTCACGCCGCCTACCTCACTGAGTCGGAGGCCGGACGCGCCGTCTCGCCGCGCCTCGCCGCTGGCATCGAACGCGCCCCCGATGCGTGGGTCGGCACCGAAGGTATCGAACGTGTCGCGCTCGCCGTCGGCGGGACACAGTACGAATTGCTCTCGCGGCGCACTGAATCGAACCTCCGCGCACTTCGCGCGACCGGATACGACGGCGAAATCGCCGTCTACGCACCGACCGTCCTCTCCGACGACGAAGACGAAATCCTCGATGCCGTCGGCGCGTACGCCGCCCGCCGCCGCCCGGTCGCCAAGGCGTTACCGGAAGGAGCGGAGACTGACTCGAACGCTGCGGACCGCGCCCGCGACGTGCTGGGTGCGGCCGTCCGAGATTACGCGCTCGTCGGGAGCGTCGAACGCGTCCGCGAACAGGTCTCTACGTTGAAGGAGGCGGGTGCCGACGTGATCGTCGGCTACCCGGCCCGTGGCGTCGAGGAGTTCGTGGAGTAG
- a CDS encoding DUF7109 family protein — MSDKEALYDELAGVVDLFGVLTRAELERALDELAFKQGQDTDREALADAVEEAVSNYYLVTYERDGVERVVPGPVAFPSLPENAEDLPHILDVDERTADEEAVTEAALSRLRADADDALEAGDDNRIRQLLDVTYDVELWTARDVDVGDIRSRFETELDE, encoded by the coding sequence GTGAGCGACAAGGAGGCGTTGTACGACGAGTTGGCGGGCGTCGTTGATCTGTTCGGCGTACTCACGCGCGCTGAACTCGAACGCGCGCTCGACGAACTGGCGTTCAAGCAGGGGCAAGATACCGACCGGGAGGCGCTGGCGGACGCTGTCGAGGAAGCCGTCTCGAACTACTACCTCGTCACGTACGAACGCGACGGCGTCGAGCGCGTCGTCCCCGGACCCGTCGCGTTCCCGTCACTCCCAGAGAACGCCGAGGACTTGCCGCACATTCTCGACGTGGACGAGCGAACGGCGGACGAGGAGGCTGTCACCGAGGCCGCACTCTCGCGACTTCGAGCCGACGCCGATGATGCTCTCGAAGCAGGCGACGACAATCGGATTCGACAGCTCCTCGACGTGACGTACGACGTGGAACTGTGGACCGCCCGCGACGTGGATGTGGGCGACATTCGGTCGCGTTTCGAGACTGAACTAGATGAGTGA
- a CDS encoding radical SAM protein — protein MTDPADLTVTLVDGYVDEPAHFGVPPYISTYPRFTAGALVDAGVPEENVTYHTIDELRDDRQKWADVADADLMLYIGGMTVPGKYVGGTPAEPDEVRELAWTADGVSVMGGPIRFGVGEENAGAQEMERRNLDYDYLAMADVEAAAYDLVDSGLEGFNNRYRDNEELDRWAAKGAFVVEQHPNHPDYLICEMETSRGCAYRCSFCTEPMYGNPAFRTAESVVREVENLSARGAKHFRLGRQADILAFGGDGEAPNPDALRRLYGGIREVAPDLQTLHLDNMNPITVVKWPEKARECIRIIAEHNTPGDTAAFGLESADPVVQEANTLNVTADECFEAVKIVNEEAGWRPGETPDNAPTHGPDASNRLPKLLPGINLLHGLKGEREETFEHNKRFLHRVYDAGLMVRRINIRQVMAFEGTEMADEGANIAKEHKKRFQAYKKQVREEIDQPMLRRVAPAGTVLPNVHLEYHQDGKTFGRQLGTYPLLVGIPGERELGQTIDVAVVDHGYRSVTGVPHPLDPNEASMDELTSIPGIGKRTAGDIVINRPYASADEVSAADVDFSKFTDSYPVEHRAD, from the coding sequence ATGACCGACCCGGCCGACCTCACCGTGACGCTCGTGGACGGCTACGTCGATGAACCGGCACACTTCGGCGTGCCGCCCTACATTTCGACGTATCCGCGCTTTACGGCCGGTGCCCTCGTTGACGCTGGCGTCCCCGAGGAGAACGTTACGTACCACACGATAGACGAACTCCGCGACGACAGACAAAAATGGGCTGATGTGGCCGATGCCGACCTGATGCTCTACATCGGCGGCATGACCGTCCCCGGCAAGTACGTCGGGGGCACGCCCGCCGAACCGGACGAAGTGCGAGAACTCGCATGGACTGCTGACGGCGTCTCCGTCATGGGCGGTCCCATCCGCTTCGGCGTCGGCGAGGAGAACGCCGGCGCACAGGAGATGGAGCGGCGGAATCTCGACTACGACTACTTGGCGATGGCCGACGTCGAAGCCGCCGCGTACGACCTCGTAGATAGCGGCTTGGAGGGGTTCAACAACCGCTACCGCGACAACGAGGAACTTGACCGCTGGGCCGCCAAAGGTGCGTTCGTCGTCGAACAACACCCGAACCACCCCGACTACCTCATCTGTGAGATGGAGACCTCGCGCGGGTGCGCCTACCGGTGTTCGTTCTGTACGGAACCGATGTACGGCAACCCGGCGTTCCGCACCGCGGAGTCCGTCGTCCGCGAAGTGGAGAATCTCTCGGCTAGAGGTGCCAAACACTTCCGTCTCGGCCGACAGGCGGACATCCTCGCGTTCGGCGGCGACGGCGAGGCACCGAATCCGGACGCGCTCCGACGACTGTACGGCGGTATCCGCGAGGTGGCTCCAGACTTGCAGACGCTCCACCTCGACAACATGAACCCGATCACGGTCGTCAAGTGGCCCGAGAAAGCCCGCGAATGTATTCGAATCATCGCAGAACACAACACGCCGGGTGACACCGCCGCCTTCGGCTTAGAGTCGGCCGACCCTGTCGTACAGGAGGCGAACACGCTCAACGTGACTGCCGACGAATGTTTTGAGGCGGTTAAGATCGTCAACGAGGAGGCAGGATGGCGTCCCGGCGAAACTCCGGACAACGCGCCGACGCACGGTCCCGACGCCTCGAACCGTCTCCCGAAACTCCTGCCCGGAATCAACCTTCTGCACGGCCTGAAGGGCGAGCGTGAGGAGACGTTCGAGCACAACAAGCGCTTCCTCCACCGCGTCTACGACGCCGGGTTGATGGTGCGACGGATCAACATCCGGCAAGTGATGGCCTTCGAGGGGACGGAGATGGCAGACGAGGGCGCAAACATCGCCAAAGAACACAAGAAACGCTTCCAAGCGTACAAAAAGCAAGTCCGCGAGGAGATCGACCAGCCGATGCTCCGGCGCGTCGCTCCCGCCGGGACGGTGCTTCCGAACGTCCATCTCGAATACCATCAGGACGGCAAGACGTTCGGTCGGCAACTCGGGACGTATCCGCTTCTCGTGGGGATTCCGGGCGAACGCGAACTCGGACAGACCATCGACGTGGCCGTCGTCGATCACGGCTACCGTTCTGTGACGGGCGTCCCGCACCCACTCGACCCGAACGAGGCCAGCATGGACGAACTCACGTCCATTCCCGGGATTGGCAAGCGCACCGCGGGCGACATCGTCATCAATCGCCCCTACGCCTCAGCGGACGAGGTATCCGCCGCTGACGTTGACTTCTCGAAGTTCACCGACAGCTATCCGGTAGAACACCGGGCGGACTGA